In Streptomyces ambofaciens ATCC 23877, a single genomic region encodes these proteins:
- a CDS encoding rod shape-determining protein, translating to MTASTASLEQLRRCHFAVDLGAARTRVYVKGVGLVVDQPSAAAVNTRTGALIAVGEFAEKMTGRTPGYIRVVRPVSGGTVVDIEMAQRMLRHLLGDKIRRALRRKPRLRAAACTPHDADPLAQRAAIETLVGLGARRVELVDTLIAAAVGCGLPVEQPEATMIMVCGAHATQVAVLSLGSIVTAARIPVGGEAVDDAIVQLLRHQHELVLPSQSVRPLQLALSGNGLTPQGPASTEIHGRDVATGLARSVLVDTATVRNAIQTPLTGVLDGIGRVLRDCPPDLVADLADRGIMMVGGSALLPGFDQMLRQATGMPVHIAERPDVCAVQGLGTMLEGRVEPLSLTPVSTD from the coding sequence ATGACCGCCAGTACCGCCAGTCTGGAGCAGCTGCGCCGCTGCCACTTCGCCGTCGACCTGGGCGCGGCGCGGACCCGCGTGTACGTGAAGGGTGTCGGGCTGGTCGTGGACCAGCCGTCCGCCGCCGCGGTCAACACCCGCACCGGCGCGCTCATCGCGGTCGGCGAGTTCGCGGAGAAGATGACCGGACGCACCCCCGGCTACATCCGCGTGGTGCGGCCCGTGTCCGGCGGCACGGTCGTCGACATCGAGATGGCCCAGCGCATGCTGCGGCACCTGCTCGGCGACAAGATCCGCCGCGCCCTGCGCCGCAAGCCCCGGCTGCGCGCCGCCGCCTGCACCCCGCACGACGCGGATCCGCTGGCCCAGCGGGCGGCGATCGAGACGCTGGTCGGGCTCGGCGCCCGCCGGGTGGAACTCGTCGACACCCTGATCGCCGCGGCGGTCGGCTGCGGACTGCCGGTGGAGCAGCCCGAGGCGACCATGATCATGGTGTGCGGGGCGCACGCCACGCAGGTCGCGGTGCTCTCCCTCGGCTCGATCGTGACCGCCGCGCGCATCCCGGTCGGCGGTGAGGCCGTCGACGACGCGATCGTGCAGCTCCTGCGCCACCAGCACGAGCTGGTGCTGCCCAGTCAGTCCGTACGCCCGCTCCAGCTCGCCCTGTCCGGCAACGGGCTCACCCCGCAGGGGCCGGCGTCCACCGAGATCCACGGACGGGACGTGGCGACCGGGCTGGCGCGCAGCGTGCTGGTCGACACCGCCACCGTGCGCAACGCCATCCAGACGCCGCTGACGGGCGTGCTCGACGGGATCGGCAGGGTGCTGCGGGACTGCCCGCCGGATCTGGTGGCGGACCTCGCCGACCGCGGGATCATGATGGTCGGCGGCAGCGCGCTGCTGCCCGGCTTCGACCAGATGCTCCGCCAGGCCACGGGCATGCCGGTGCACATCGCGGAACGGCCGGACGTGTGCGCGGTCCAGGGCCTCGGCACCATGCTGGAGGGCCGCGTCGAGCCGCTGTCGCTGACCCCGGTGTCGACCGACTGA
- a CDS encoding GAF domain-containing sensor histidine kinase codes for MSAQPAPRLTRLLEAVLGIGADLDLRSTLQHIVDGAAELTGAASAALVTTDPGRDGLAEIRTPGRGAVPEPAPLLRVPIHVGDEEFGELRLAGRTGGAPFTAEDEQSLRVLAAQAGIAIRNARLYETARQRERWIEGAAAVTTALLTEESADDALTTVAERARMLADASAGVILQPTAEGGMEIVTASTSDDPDGIVGATIAPGSPVLEQLLGGEPVFVTDSATDPRMTTHVRHRFGPSMMLPLRASGRLIGTLALPRRPGDRPYTAVERLLATQFASQAALALVLADARRGRERLAVYEDRDRIARDLHDLVVQRLFATGMMLESTRRRPGAEEVGGILGRAVDELRSTVREVRTTIFALQQPPADPPTGLRGRVLRETGSAAAVLGFPPSTHFTGAVDTRVPDRVADRLLTALRQALAEAAGRPGLSRIEVTVEATTAARDGRGEVRLTVFADGADAETGDAGQGGDDEEPGHDGGPGGDGDDGDDDPGRSGEAGEKGGVGGARARARGTTFTWRSSL; via the coding sequence ATGAGCGCCCAGCCCGCGCCCCGACTGACCCGCCTCCTGGAGGCGGTCCTGGGGATCGGCGCCGACCTCGATCTGCGCAGCACCCTCCAGCACATCGTGGACGGCGCCGCCGAGCTGACCGGCGCCGCCTCCGCGGCCCTGGTCACCACCGACCCGGGCCGGGACGGCCTCGCCGAGATCCGCACCCCGGGCCGGGGGGCCGTACCGGAGCCGGCGCCCCTGCTGCGGGTCCCGATCCACGTGGGAGACGAGGAGTTCGGCGAGCTGCGCCTGGCCGGACGGACCGGCGGCGCCCCGTTCACGGCCGAGGACGAGCAGTCGCTGCGGGTCCTGGCCGCGCAGGCCGGCATCGCGATCCGCAACGCCCGGCTGTACGAGACGGCCCGGCAGCGCGAGCGCTGGATCGAGGGCGCGGCGGCCGTCACCACCGCGTTGCTCACCGAGGAGAGCGCCGACGACGCGCTGACGACGGTCGCCGAACGGGCCCGGATGCTGGCCGACGCCAGTGCGGGCGTGATCCTCCAGCCGACCGCCGAGGGCGGCATGGAGATCGTGACGGCCTCGACGTCCGACGACCCGGACGGGATCGTCGGCGCGACCATCGCGCCGGGCAGCCCCGTCCTGGAGCAGCTCCTGGGCGGCGAACCGGTGTTCGTCACGGACTCGGCGACCGATCCCCGTATGACGACGCACGTACGGCACCGGTTCGGTCCGAGCATGATGCTGCCCCTGCGGGCGAGCGGCCGGCTGATCGGCACCCTCGCCCTGCCCCGCCGTCCCGGCGACCGACCGTACACGGCCGTCGAGCGGCTGCTCGCGACCCAGTTCGCCTCCCAGGCCGCGCTCGCCCTCGTCCTCGCCGACGCCCGGCGCGGCCGGGAGCGCCTCGCGGTGTACGAGGACCGCGACCGGATCGCCCGGGACCTGCACGACCTGGTGGTGCAACGGCTGTTCGCCACCGGCATGATGCTGGAGTCCACCCGGCGCCGCCCCGGCGCCGAGGAGGTCGGTGGCATCCTCGGCCGGGCGGTGGACGAGCTGCGGTCCACGGTCCGCGAGGTGCGCACGACGATCTTCGCGCTCCAGCAGCCACCGGCCGACCCGCCGACCGGTCTGCGCGGCCGGGTCCTGCGCGAGACCGGGTCCGCCGCCGCCGTGCTCGGCTTCCCGCCGTCCACGCACTTCACGGGCGCCGTCGACACCCGCGTACCGGACCGGGTCGCGGACCGCCTGCTCACCGCCCTGCGCCAGGCACTGGCCGAGGCGGCCGGCCGGCCGGGCCTCTCGCGGATCGAGGTCACCGTCGAGGCGACCACCGCCGCGCGGGACGGCCGGGGCGAGGTACGGCTGACCGTCTTCGCCGACGGCGCCGACGCGGAGACCGGTGACGCCGGGCAGGGCGGGGACGACGAGGAGCCGGGGCATGACGGGGGGCCGGGGGGCGACGGGGACGACGGGGACGACGATCCTGGCAGGTCCGGTGAAGCCGGAGAGAAGGGCGGCGTCGGCGGCGCCCGCGCCCGCGCCCGGGGGACGACGTTCACCTGGCGGTCGTCGCTCTGA
- a CDS encoding ANTAR domain-containing protein produces MTPAAPPRLAGQPATLVIDGRVDTGRALLLPRGELVHGCADILAEALAALPADIERVEVDMDGVVFMDTAGLQFLECLDGYGHRQEVPVTATNWRGQPLRILELAGLDPTDPLRTAAGPPGPTAGRQPEPDPHPAPSAVAAERSERLHVLQEEVAQLRRAIASRPVIDQARGVLMALHACTSDEAWHILREASQLSNTKLRTVAAAVTASAESDGPPPPAEVRSALRTALARLGR; encoded by the coding sequence ATGACCCCAGCGGCACCACCACGTCTGGCGGGGCAGCCGGCCACTCTGGTCATCGACGGCCGGGTGGACACCGGCCGGGCGCTGCTCCTGCCGAGGGGAGAGCTCGTCCACGGGTGCGCGGACATCCTGGCCGAGGCCCTGGCCGCCTTGCCGGCGGACATCGAGCGGGTCGAAGTGGACATGGACGGCGTGGTGTTCATGGACACGGCAGGGCTGCAGTTCCTGGAGTGCCTGGACGGCTACGGCCACCGGCAGGAGGTGCCGGTGACGGCGACGAACTGGCGCGGCCAGCCGTTGCGCATCCTGGAACTGGCCGGCCTGGACCCCACCGACCCCTTGCGCACCGCCGCCGGCCCGCCCGGACCGACGGCCGGGCGGCAGCCGGAACCCGACCCCCACCCGGCCCCCTCGGCGGTCGCGGCGGAACGCTCGGAGCGGCTGCACGTCCTGCAGGAGGAGGTGGCGCAACTGCGCCGGGCGATCGCCTCCCGCCCGGTCATCGACCAGGCCCGGGGTGTGCTCATGGCGCTGCACGCCTGTACGTCGGACGAGGCGTGGCACATCCTGCGGGAGGCCTCCCAGCTCTCCAACACCAAGCTGCGCACGGTGGCCGCGGCGGTCACCGCCAGCGCCGAGAGCGACGGCCCGCCCCCGCCGGCGGAGGTGCGCTCGGCCCTGCGGACGGCCCTGGCCCGGCTCGGGCGCTGA
- a CDS encoding YtxH domain-containing protein, with the protein MRYRLTFVVGLAVGYVLGTKAGRERYEQLRKSARQVAQNPAVRNTAETAAQQGRHFADKAYHVVSDKVGDRMPDSVAQRVRSLRDRNSNGSGADDWGTSNT; encoded by the coding sequence ATGCGTTACCGGCTCACGTTCGTCGTCGGACTCGCGGTGGGATACGTGCTGGGCACGAAGGCCGGACGGGAGCGTTACGAGCAGTTGCGCAAGTCCGCCCGTCAGGTCGCGCAGAACCCCGCCGTGCGCAACACCGCAGAGACCGCGGCCCAGCAGGGCAGGCACTTCGCCGACAAGGCGTACCACGTGGTCAGCGACAAGGTCGGGGACCGGATGCCCGACTCGGTGGCCCAGCGGGTCCGCTCGCTTCGCGACCGCAACTCGAACGGCAGCGGCGCGGACGACTGGGGCACCAGCAACACCTGA
- a CDS encoding xylulokinase, with product MGIVAGLDSSPDFTRIVVCDSDTGAVLRQGYAPHPVESPEGGGRPADVDPQAWLLSLGEAAGGGLLEGVQAIGVSAQANSVVPLDSQGNTVRPAMVGADKRTQVAAADLIDALGGREAWAQAVGTVPQAAQPVTKLRWLARTEPEAAARTAVLMQAHDWLVWQLLGRPARRTTDRGGASGTGYWSAATGGYRPDLVELALGHQAMLPEVIGPADAAGTTPEGLLISAGTGETQAAAFGLGIGLGDAVVSLGASGSVMAVHTEPLVDQSGMITALADATGMHLPVVTTLNAVRTLRGAAELLGAPDLESLSELAMKSTPGAHGLVLLPYLEGERTPNLPHTAGTLAGLRRESMRPEHLARAAFEGMLCGLADALDVLRGRGVDVRRVFLLGAAAELPAVQAAAPALFGTQVVVPQPADYAAIGSARQAAWALGASRGTLDPRTPPVWQGAVAQVLEPGEELAVGQAVRQQFVSVREQTHPGALRG from the coding sequence ATGGGGATAGTCGCCGGGTTGGACAGTTCGCCCGATTTCACTCGTATCGTCGTCTGCGATTCGGACACGGGGGCCGTGCTGCGGCAGGGCTACGCCCCTCATCCGGTGGAGAGCCCCGAGGGCGGTGGCCGTCCCGCGGACGTCGATCCGCAGGCCTGGCTGCTGTCCCTCGGGGAGGCCGCCGGCGGCGGGCTGCTGGAGGGCGTGCAGGCCATCGGCGTCTCCGCGCAGGCGAACTCGGTCGTGCCGCTGGATTCGCAGGGCAACACCGTGCGCCCCGCCATGGTGGGCGCCGACAAGCGCACCCAGGTGGCGGCGGCCGACCTGATCGACGCCCTCGGCGGGCGCGAGGCGTGGGCGCAGGCGGTGGGCACGGTGCCGCAGGCCGCACAGCCGGTGACCAAGTTGCGCTGGCTGGCCCGGACCGAACCCGAGGCCGCCGCCCGGACCGCCGTACTGATGCAGGCCCACGACTGGCTGGTGTGGCAGCTGCTCGGCCGGCCGGCCCGGCGGACCACCGACCGGGGCGGGGCCTCCGGCACCGGGTACTGGTCGGCGGCGACCGGCGGCTACCGGCCGGACCTGGTCGAGCTGGCCCTCGGGCACCAGGCGATGCTGCCGGAGGTGATCGGTCCGGCCGACGCGGCCGGGACGACACCGGAGGGGCTGCTGATCTCCGCCGGGACCGGCGAGACGCAGGCCGCCGCCTTCGGACTCGGGATCGGCCTCGGCGACGCGGTGGTGTCGCTGGGCGCGTCCGGGTCCGTGATGGCCGTGCACACCGAGCCGCTCGTCGACCAGTCCGGGATGATCACCGCCCTGGCCGACGCCACGGGCATGCACCTGCCCGTCGTCACCACCCTGAACGCCGTACGGACCCTGCGGGGCGCCGCCGAGCTGCTCGGCGCCCCGGACCTGGAGAGCCTGTCCGAGCTGGCGATGAAGTCGACGCCGGGCGCGCACGGGCTGGTGCTGCTGCCCTACCTGGAGGGCGAGCGGACGCCGAACCTGCCGCACACCGCCGGCACGCTGGCCGGCCTGCGGCGCGAGTCGATGCGGCCGGAGCACCTGGCGCGGGCCGCGTTCGAGGGCATGCTGTGCGGCCTCGCCGACGCCCTCGACGTGCTGCGCGGCCGGGGCGTGGACGTGCGCCGGGTCTTCCTGCTGGGCGCGGCGGCCGAGCTGCCGGCCGTGCAGGCGGCGGCGCCCGCGCTGTTCGGGACGCAGGTCGTGGTGCCGCAGCCGGCGGACTACGCCGCGATCGGCTCGGCCCGGCAGGCGGCGTGGGCGCTGGGCGCGTCCCGGGGGACGCTGGACCCGCGCACCCCGCCCGTCTGGCAGGGCGCGGTGGCGCAGGTACTGGAGCCGGGCGAGGAGCTGGCGGTGGGACAGGCGGTGCGCCAGCAGTTCGTGTCGGTGCGGGAACAGACGCATCCGGGCGCGCTGCGCGGGTGA
- a CDS encoding ABC transporter ATP-binding protein, with protein MLIRLLRTCLRPYQKPIVLLVALQFLQTCASLYLPTLNADIIDDGVVKGDSGYILSYGALMIGISLAQVVCNVGAVYYGARTAAALGRDLRGAVFDRVQSFSARELGGFGAPSLITRTTNDVQQVQMLALMTFTLMVSAPIMCVGGIVMALGLDVPLSGVLVAVVPVLAICVTLIVRRLRPLFRAMQERLDTVNRVLREQITGNRVIRAFVRDEYEQRRFRKANTDLTDVALGTGNLLALMFPVVMTVVNLSSIAVVWFGAHRIESGGMQIGDLTAFLAYLMQIVMSVMMATFMFMMVPRAEVCAERIQEVLETESSVVPPVAPVTELRRHGHLEIRGAGFRYPGAEEPVLRNIELVARPGETTAVIGSTGSGKSTLLGLVPRLFDATEGEVLVDGVDVRTVDPKVLAKVVGLVPQKPYLFAGTVASNLRYGNPDATDEELWHALEVAQAREFVSGLEGGLQAPISQGGTNVSGGQRQRLAIARTLVQRPEIYLFDDSFSALDYATDAALRAGLGRETAEATVVIVAQRVATIREADRIIVLDEGRVVGAGRHHELMADNETYREIVLSQLTEAEAA; from the coding sequence GTGCTCATACGACTCCTGCGGACCTGCCTCAGGCCCTACCAGAAACCCATCGTCCTGCTGGTGGCGCTGCAGTTCCTGCAGACCTGCGCCTCCCTCTACCTGCCGACCCTGAACGCGGACATCATCGACGACGGGGTCGTGAAGGGTGACTCCGGCTACATCCTGAGCTACGGCGCCCTGATGATCGGCATCTCGCTGGCCCAGGTGGTGTGCAACGTCGGGGCGGTCTACTACGGCGCCCGCACCGCCGCCGCGCTCGGCCGGGACCTGCGGGGCGCGGTCTTCGACCGGGTGCAGTCCTTCTCGGCCCGCGAGCTCGGCGGCTTCGGCGCGCCCTCGCTGATCACCCGGACGACGAACGACGTGCAGCAGGTCCAGATGCTGGCCCTGATGACGTTCACGCTGATGGTGTCGGCACCCATCATGTGCGTCGGCGGCATCGTGATGGCGCTCGGCCTGGACGTACCGCTGTCCGGCGTGCTGGTGGCGGTCGTGCCCGTACTGGCGATCTGCGTCACGCTGATCGTGCGGCGGCTGCGGCCGCTCTTCCGTGCCATGCAGGAGCGTCTGGACACGGTGAACCGGGTGCTGCGCGAGCAGATCACCGGCAACCGCGTGATCCGCGCCTTCGTGCGGGACGAGTACGAGCAGCGGCGCTTCCGGAAGGCCAACACGGACCTCACGGACGTGGCGCTGGGCACCGGAAACCTGCTCGCGCTGATGTTCCCGGTGGTCATGACGGTGGTGAACCTGTCGTCCATCGCGGTGGTGTGGTTCGGTGCCCACCGGATCGAGAGCGGCGGGATGCAGATCGGCGACCTGACCGCGTTCCTCGCCTACCTGATGCAGATCGTCATGTCCGTGATGATGGCCACCTTCATGTTCATGATGGTGCCGCGCGCGGAGGTGTGCGCCGAGCGCATCCAGGAGGTCCTGGAGACCGAGAGCAGCGTGGTCCCGCCGGTGGCGCCGGTCACCGAGCTGCGCCGGCACGGCCATCTGGAGATCCGGGGCGCCGGCTTCCGCTACCCCGGGGCCGAGGAGCCGGTGCTCAGGAACATCGAGCTGGTGGCCCGGCCGGGCGAGACGACCGCCGTCATCGGCTCGACCGGCAGCGGCAAGTCGACGCTGCTGGGGCTGGTCCCCCGGCTCTTCGACGCCACCGAGGGCGAGGTGCTGGTCGACGGGGTGGACGTGCGGACCGTCGACCCGAAGGTGCTGGCCAAGGTGGTGGGGCTGGTGCCGCAGAAGCCGTACCTCTTCGCGGGCACCGTCGCGAGCAATCTGCGCTACGGCAATCCGGACGCCACGGACGAGGAGCTGTGGCACGCGCTGGAGGTGGCGCAGGCCAGGGAGTTCGTCTCCGGTCTGGAGGGCGGTCTCCAGGCGCCGATCTCCCAGGGCGGCACGAACGTGTCCGGTGGCCAGCGCCAGCGGCTCGCCATCGCGCGGACCCTCGTGCAGCGCCCGGAGATCTACCTGTTCGACGACTCCTTCTCCGCCCTCGACTACGCCACCGACGCCGCGCTGCGCGCCGGGCTGGGCCGGGAGACGGCCGAGGCGACCGTGGTGATCGTGGCGCAGCGGGTGGCGACCATCCGGGAGGCGGACCGGATCATCGTGCTGGACGAGGGGCGGGTGGTCGGCGCGGGCCGGCACCACGAACTGATGGCGGACAACGAGACCTACCGGGAGATCGTGCTCTCCCAGCTGACGGAAGCGGAGGCTGCCTGA
- a CDS encoding ABC transporter ATP-binding protein translates to MAGPAGRMMAGGGPDQRSMDFTGSGRRLVARFRPERATLCVLLACLVVSVGLSVAGPKILGRATDLVFAGIVGRDMPSGATKEQVLDSMRERGDGNVADMLRGTDFTPGQGIDFTAVGEVLLLALAVFAGAGLLMAVATRLVNRAVNRTVFRLREDVQTKLSRLPLSYFDQRQRGEVLSRATNDIDNVGQTLQQSMGQLINSLLTIVGVLGMMFYVSWILALVALVTVPLSFVVATRVGKRSQPQFVQQWRSTGQLNAHIEEMYTGHALVKVFGRQEESARQFAEQNEALYEAGFKAQFNSGIMQPLMVFLSNLNYVLVAVVGGLRVASGSLSIGDVQAFIQYSRQFSMPLTQVASMANLVQSGVASAERIFELLDAEEQSADPIPGTRPEDLRGRVELERVSFRYDPEKPLIEDLSLKVEPGQTVAIVGPTGAGKTTLVNLLMRFYEVSGGRITLDGVDIAKMSRDELRAGIGMVLQDTWLFGGTIAENIAYGASREVTRGEVEEAARAAHADRFVRTLPDGYDTVLDDEGTGVSAGEKQLVTIARAFLSDPVILVLDEATSSVDTRTEVLIQKAMAKLAHGRTSFVIAHRLSTIRDADTILVMEDGAIVEQGAHADLLATGGAYARLYRAQFAQAVAEVE, encoded by the coding sequence ATGGCAGGGCCTGCGGGTCGCATGATGGCCGGGGGCGGCCCCGACCAGCGTTCGATGGACTTCACGGGGTCCGGCAGACGGCTCGTCGCCCGGTTCCGGCCGGAGCGGGCGACGCTCTGCGTGCTGCTGGCCTGTCTGGTGGTGAGCGTCGGCCTCAGCGTGGCCGGGCCGAAGATCCTCGGCCGCGCCACCGACCTGGTCTTCGCGGGCATCGTGGGGCGGGACATGCCCTCCGGGGCCACCAAGGAACAGGTCCTGGACTCGATGCGGGAGCGCGGGGACGGCAACGTCGCGGACATGCTCCGCGGCACGGACTTCACGCCGGGCCAGGGCATCGACTTCACCGCCGTGGGCGAGGTGCTGCTGCTGGCCCTCGCCGTGTTCGCCGGGGCCGGGCTGCTGATGGCGGTGGCCACCCGGCTGGTGAACCGGGCGGTCAACCGCACGGTGTTCCGGCTGCGCGAGGACGTGCAGACGAAACTGTCCCGGCTGCCCCTGTCGTACTTCGACCAGCGGCAGCGCGGAGAGGTGCTCTCCCGGGCCACCAACGACATCGACAACGTCGGACAGACGCTCCAGCAGTCGATGGGCCAGTTGATCAACTCGCTGCTGACCATCGTCGGCGTGCTGGGGATGATGTTCTACGTCTCCTGGATCCTGGCGCTGGTGGCGCTGGTGACCGTGCCGCTGTCCTTCGTGGTGGCCACCCGGGTGGGCAAGCGCTCGCAGCCGCAGTTCGTGCAGCAGTGGCGTTCGACGGGGCAGCTCAACGCGCACATCGAGGAGATGTACACCGGGCACGCGCTGGTGAAGGTGTTCGGGCGCCAGGAGGAGTCGGCGCGGCAGTTCGCCGAGCAGAACGAGGCGCTGTACGAGGCCGGGTTCAAGGCCCAGTTCAACAGCGGGATCATGCAGCCGCTGATGGTGTTCCTGTCCAACCTGAACTACGTGCTCGTCGCGGTGGTCGGGGGTCTGCGGGTCGCCTCGGGCTCGCTGTCCATCGGTGACGTGCAGGCCTTCATCCAGTACTCCCGGCAGTTCTCGATGCCGCTGACGCAGGTCGCCTCGATGGCGAACCTGGTGCAGTCGGGCGTGGCGTCGGCCGAGCGGATCTTCGAGCTGCTGGACGCCGAGGAGCAGTCGGCGGACCCGATCCCGGGCACCCGGCCCGAGGACCTGCGCGGGCGGGTGGAGCTGGAGCGCGTGTCGTTCCGCTACGACCCCGAGAAGCCGCTGATCGAGGACCTGTCGCTGAAGGTGGAACCGGGGCAGACGGTCGCCATCGTCGGCCCCACGGGTGCCGGGAAGACGACCCTCGTCAATCTGCTGATGCGGTTCTACGAGGTGTCCGGCGGGCGGATCACCCTGGACGGCGTGGACATCGCGAAGATGTCCCGGGACGAGCTGCGGGCCGGTATCGGCATGGTGCTCCAGGACACCTGGCTGTTCGGCGGCACCATCGCCGAGAACATCGCCTACGGGGCGTCGCGGGAGGTCACCCGCGGGGAGGTCGAGGAGGCGGCGCGGGCCGCGCACGCCGACCGGTTCGTGCGGACGCTGCCCGACGGCTACGACACCGTCCTCGACGACGAGGGGACGGGGGTGAGCGCCGGTGAGAAGCAGCTCGTCACCATCGCCCGGGCGTTCCTGTCCGACCCGGTGATCCTGGTCCTGGACGAGGCGACGTCGTCCGTGGACACCCGTACGGAGGTACTGATCCAGAAGGCGATGGCCAAGCTGGCGCACGGGCGGACCTCGTTCGTGATCGCGCACCGGCTGTCGACGATCCGGGACGCGGACACGATCCTGGTGATGGAGGACGGGGCGATCGTCGAGCAGGGCGCGCACGCCGACCTGCTCGCCACCGGCGGGGCGTACGCGCGGCTGTACCGGGCGCAGTTCGCGCAGGCGGTGGCCGAGGTGGAGTAG
- a CDS encoding APC family permease: MATTEGNADRPAGLKADAIGFVDALVIGLNATSPAYSLAAVIGPVVALVGIYAPGVMFASFVPMLLIASAFYYLNRVDQDCGTTFSWVTRAMGPWAGWLGGWAIAMTGVLVVGSLADVAVTFGLLTVGLDSWAENEFVRQLLTVLLILVMTGLCVIGTELSARVQNVLILAQVACLLVFAVVALYRVYADTGTLASARPSAEWLNPFGSGGAPLTAALLLGVFIYWGWESAVNLTEETRDPASAPGRAAVWSTVVLLVTYVAVGFAVVAYAGPLFLAENAGEEEFLFALLAGEAMGGWDWVVLLAVSTSALASTQTTIIPASRTALSMARRQALPARFGRIHPRYRTPDVSTWWVAGIAIVWYLVVRQISENALFDSLTALSLLIAFYYALTGIACAVYYRRRLTESVRNLLLIGLGPLIGAGLLIWLLVESVIDMADPANSYSGVSWLGLGPPLVIGIVIALVGVVVMLVWRFVSPAFWSERPGVAGPEPVKDKPVKDEEA; the protein is encoded by the coding sequence ATGGCCACCACCGAGGGAAACGCCGACCGCCCGGCCGGTCTGAAGGCCGACGCGATCGGGTTCGTGGACGCGCTGGTCATCGGACTCAACGCGACCTCACCTGCGTACTCGCTGGCGGCGGTCATCGGCCCGGTCGTGGCGCTCGTCGGGATCTACGCACCCGGCGTGATGTTCGCGTCCTTCGTGCCCATGCTGCTGATCGCCTCGGCGTTCTACTACCTCAACCGGGTCGACCAGGACTGCGGGACGACCTTCTCGTGGGTCACCCGCGCCATGGGGCCGTGGGCCGGGTGGCTCGGCGGCTGGGCCATCGCCATGACCGGCGTCCTGGTCGTCGGGTCGCTCGCGGACGTCGCCGTCACCTTCGGCCTGCTCACCGTGGGGCTCGACAGCTGGGCGGAGAACGAGTTCGTGCGGCAGCTGCTCACCGTGCTGCTGATCCTCGTGATGACGGGGCTGTGCGTGATCGGCACCGAGCTGTCGGCCCGGGTGCAGAACGTGCTGATCCTGGCGCAGGTCGCCTGTCTGCTGGTCTTCGCGGTGGTGGCGCTGTACCGCGTCTACGCCGACACGGGCACCCTCGCCTCCGCCAGACCCTCGGCGGAGTGGCTCAACCCCTTCGGGTCCGGCGGCGCGCCGCTGACGGCGGCCCTGCTGCTGGGGGTGTTCATCTACTGGGGCTGGGAGTCGGCGGTCAACCTCACCGAGGAGACCAGGGACCCGGCCTCCGCGCCCGGCCGGGCCGCCGTGTGGTCGACGGTCGTGCTGCTGGTGACCTACGTGGCGGTCGGCTTCGCGGTGGTGGCCTACGCGGGTCCGCTGTTCCTCGCCGAGAACGCGGGCGAGGAGGAGTTCCTCTTCGCCCTGCTGGCCGGGGAGGCCATGGGCGGCTGGGACTGGGTGGTCCTGCTGGCGGTGTCCACGTCCGCGCTGGCCTCCACCCAGACGACGATCATCCCCGCCTCGCGCACCGCGCTGTCCATGGCCCGCCGGCAGGCGCTGCCCGCCCGCTTCGGCCGGATCCACCCCCGCTACCGGACGCCCGACGTGAGCACCTGGTGGGTGGCCGGCATCGCCATCGTCTGGTACCTGGTCGTCCGGCAGATCAGCGAGAACGCCCTCTTCGACTCCCTCACCGCGCTGTCGCTGCTGATCGCGTTCTACTACGCGCTGACGGGCATCGCCTGCGCGGTCTACTACCGGCGCCGGCTCACCGAGAGCGTGCGCAACCTGCTGCTGATCGGGCTGGGGCCGCTGATCGGGGCGGGGCTGCTGATCTGGCTGCTGGTGGAGTCCGTGATCGACATGGCCGACCCCGCCAACTCCTACAGCGGGGTGTCCTGGCTGGGCCTCGGTCCCCCGCTGGTCATCGGCATCGTCATCGCCCTGGTCGGGGTGGTCGTGATGCTCGTGTGGCGGTTCGTGTCACCGGCGTTCTGGTCGGAGCGCCCCGGCGTGGCGGGTCCGGAGCCCGTGAAGGACAAGCCGGTGAAGGACGAGGAGGCGTGA
- a CDS encoding universal stress protein: MSVVLGYDESAGAVRALRVAVEVSAAFGEPLVLVYGAAAPGAMGEEYGSHHEALVEAGRTALRHAVEAADEAGVPTTVEIIDEKPAQALITAAARHGARVIVVGSWGESPMRGALLGSTPHKLLHLSPVPVLCVPTEG, from the coding sequence ATGTCGGTCGTGCTCGGATACGACGAGTCCGCCGGCGCCGTGCGCGCCCTGCGCGTCGCGGTGGAGGTGTCGGCCGCGTTCGGCGAGCCCCTGGTGCTCGTCTACGGTGCCGCCGCGCCCGGTGCCATGGGCGAGGAGTACGGCTCCCACCACGAGGCGCTCGTGGAGGCGGGCCGCACCGCGCTCCGGCATGCCGTCGAGGCGGCCGACGAGGCGGGGGTGCCGACCACCGTCGAGATCATCGACGAGAAACCCGCGCAGGCCCTGATCACCGCGGCCGCCCGGCACGGGGCCCGGGTCATCGTGGTGGGCAGCTGGGGCGAGAGCCCGATGCGCGGGGCGCTGCTGGGCTCCACCCCGCACAAGCTGCTGCACCTGTCCCCCGTCCCGGTGCTGTGCGTGCCGACCGAGGGGTGA